The Ailuropoda melanoleuca isolate Jingjing chromosome 15, ASM200744v2, whole genome shotgun sequence genomic sequence AGAATCTATCCTGCCTAGAAATTTGGTTCCAGACCGTCATAGTGCCCAAGATGTTGCTCAACATTGCTACAGGGACCAAGACCATCAGTTTTGCTGGCTGCATCATTCAGGACTTTTTCCACATCTTCCTGGGGGCTACAGAATTCCTTCTCCTCACAGCCATGGCCTATGACTGGTACATTGCCATCTGCCAGCCCCTCCGCTACCCCATCCTCATGAGCAACAGAGTCTGTGCACAGCTCATCCTCACCTGCTGGCTGGAAGGATTCTCCTTCATCATCATGCCTGTCACCCTGACCAGTCAGCTTCTGTTCTGTGACAGCCACATCAACCACTTCTTCTGTGACTATACACCTCTAATGGAGGTGGTGTGCAGTGGGCCACAGATGCTGGAGACGGTGGACTTTACCCTGGCCGTGGTGGCTCTGGTCAGCACTCTGGTGCTGATCACCATATCCTATGTCCAGATCATCCGGACAATTGTCAGGATCCTGTCTgtccaggagagaaagaaagctttctCTACCTGTTCCTCCCACATCATTGTGGTCACCATGTGCTATGGGAGCTGTTTCTTCATGTATGTCAAGCCCTCCCCAGGCAAGGGGGTTGATTTCAACAAAGGAGTGTCTCTAATCAATACAATTATTGCCCCCCTCTTGAATCCCTTCATCTATACTCTCAGGAACCAACAAGTTAAGCAAGTAGTGAAAGACCTGATCGGGAAAATGGCTTGGCTCCAAAATAAATGACAGCCCTAATGAGGCACTTTCCAGGGAAAAGTGACTGTCCTCCCCAGAGTCTAAGAATTCTACAAAAAGTATTTTCAAGGTTAAGCTTTTCTGAATAGTCCTCTTAAAGCTTTTCCAGCTTCCACCCATTTCCTTGTCCCAAAGCCACCCCATACTTCAgctatttgttatggcagcaccTCACTTCCAGGTACCAAAATCTCTATTGATTACCTATTGCCACTTCATGAGTTACCCACAAAAcccaatggcttaaaacaacaaacaaccaTTATCTCATAGTTTCAGGGGGCCAGAATCTGGCTGATAGCTGGATAACTCGAGTTCAAGGTGATTCATGAGGTTGTAGTCAAGCTGTCAACCAGGGCTGTGGCCTCCTCCAAAGGCATGATGGAGGGGGCATGAGCTTCCGAGTTCACTCACTTGGTTGTTGGTAGGAATACGCCTGTGGGACAAAAAACAACGCTCCCTGAGAGAccagggatggagggaaagaagaaggagatgTGGAGTTATTCTTATAAAATACATTGTAAGTCCCAGGGTGTGACTGTGGAAGCAGCTGAAACGTCAGCAGCGTCGGAGCTATTGAACACAATGGCCCAGAAGGAGCAGGATCCCGCGATCCCCAGGGATACGGCATAGGTTAGGAGCTATGAAAGAGTGTAATCAGTCCCCCCTTTCTGCACCTGGCAACTGCAAGCCCAAACATCCTGCTCCTCCCTTATCCCATGACTGCCTCCCTGCGTGCCGGCGCATCGGGGAGGATGCAGGCCTACTTTACAGCTTCAAGATATTTGCCATCACTTGGTACTCCTTTCCCAAGCTTGGAGGCATCTGTCCTTGCTTTTCTggtaacaaacaaaataaaagctacatGCAggattcagctgctgctgctctcccttGCAGAGGCAGCCCTGCGCGGCTGCTCAGAGTGGTATCTGAGAACTTTATTTCAGTGCGTGACGACAGGAGAGGAGGGTGACTGGGGCAAGAGTCTGAACAGGGACCACTCAAAAACACAGCAGTGtcggaggaggttaagatggcggaggagtaggggacccctttttcagccggtcccctgagttgagctggataggtaccagaccagcaggaacatccacggaatcagcctgagatgcaggaaggtacatctggatctctacaaatgaacatctccagcgcagagtatcgaggtacgaagcggggagccgtgaaaccacgcacagatatcggaagctaaacagaagggggagggagccgctgtgtcagggcaccaggaagcggtagccacctgcacgggggagcggacagaccgcagacctgcatgcttgagacagcagactaaGAACGGGAGccccgggagcgcacgcgggacggctggcggttggcgggccacctgcacgggggagcaggcggactcgcggacggcacccgcgagacagcagacttagaacacgagctccaggagcgcgcgcgcagggcacctggcgggccacctgcaccggggagcgggcggaccgcggatccgcactctggaaacagcagactgagtccgtgagccgggagcgtgcaccaccaagcatctcacggagctccggagctccggtgtgctcactggatcgaggctgagaccgggagctccgggagcgtccgcggggcggctggcggctggagggccacctgcacgggggagcaggcggactcgcggtcagcacccgtgag encodes the following:
- the LOC100476934 gene encoding olfactory receptor 2AP1: MLLEVEDFVLARFWKGLRSTVANRTIVTEFFLQGLTDTKELQVAVFLLLLLAYLVTVSGNLVVISLTFLDTRLQTPMYFFLQNLSCLEIWFQTVIVPKMLLNIATGTKTISFAGCIIQDFFHIFLGATEFLLLTAMAYDWYIAICQPLRYPILMSNRVCAQLILTCWLEGFSFIIMPVTLTSQLLFCDSHINHFFCDYTPLMEVVCSGPQMLETVDFTLAVVALVSTLVLITISYVQIIRTIVRILSVQERKKAFSTCSSHIIVVTMCYGSCFFMYVKPSPGKGVDFNKGVSLINTIIAPLLNPFIYTLRNQQVKQVVKDLIGKMAWLQNK